Within the Arthrobacter sp. V1I7 genome, the region CGTTGTACTCCGTGGCAAGCGGGACCCCAACCGCAAGGTGTTCTTCACGTCTCCTGGGCCAATGCCGCTCGTGGCGGCCCTGCTGTGTGCCTTCCTCGCCGGTCCGTGGGTCGGCCGCAACATCATCCAATACCAGATCGCCAGCGGCCTGATGGCGATCGGCGTCGTGTTGTGGTTCATCACCTGGTTGATCAACAGGAGGACCAACAGGAGGACCAACAACGGTCAGGGCGAACCGGTCGACACGCAGCACGTCGCTAAGGACGACTAAGTCCGGCGGCCGCCCGGCCGGTGGATCAGGGCTTGGTCATGGATTCGGGCGGCGGCGGAAAGGCAGCGGCCGGGTAGAGCCCCGCAACCTGTTGCATGTAGTTCGCCCACTGCGGGCCGGCGAGCATGTATCCGTCAATGGCCTTGTAAAAATTGCCGTTGATGGTGACGTTCTGGCCGGGCCGTTTCTGACCCTCGAGGGTGTCACCGAAGAAGGAGGCGGTGGCGAGGCCGGAGGTGTAGCCGACCACCCAAGTCGCGCCGTTGTTGTTGGAAGTGCCGGTCTTAGCAGCCACCGGGACCTGGTTCTGGACCTTCGGATTGATGTACACCCCGGACCCCCGCTTCAGCACGTCCTGAAGCACGAGATTCACGCCGCGGGCCACCTCGGGTTTGACGGCGTCGCGGCAGTTCGCGGCCTCCGCCGGAAGCTTCCGTCCCGTTGCATCGGTCACGTCCACAAGGGCGATCGGCGTGCAGTACTTGCCGTCACTGGCAAACGTCGCAAACGCGTTGGCCAGGTGGAGCGGCGCCACGCCAATGGCACCAAGGAGATTGCCAAGCTGGTGCATGTTCACCGGGGCGTTATCCACGCCGCTGTGGAGCCCCACGGCGTCCACCATTTTCTGGATGCCGCAGAAATCAAGTTGCGCCGCCTCGGCGAAAGTTGCGGTGTTAATTGAGTTGTAGAGCCCGTAATCGACCGCCATAGGGCGGTAGTACCCCTCATCGTTGTTCTGAAGGTCGTCTGCGGCGCCGAGGCCGGCGTTCTTCTGTTCCGTGCTGTAGGCACCGAGCACCTTGCCGCAACTGGACTTCCACGGAAAATCGAGTGGGTACGTCCGCCGGGCGGCGTCCACCATGGCCGTCAGGGACTTGCCCTCATTGAGCCATTGGGCGAAGGTGAACGGTTTCATGGTGGATCCGGGCTGGAACCCGCCGGCGCCGTTCAGGTCGTTGCCCTGGGCGTCCTTGGCGTCGACGTTGAAGTTCAGCTGGGTGTCGAATTTTCCAGGTTGCGGGAGAAATACGGTGTTTTGCGCCATTGCCAGGATCTTGCCGGTTCCGGGGGCGACGGAGACCAGTGACGCACCCCACCTGTCCGGGTTAGCCCCGGCGGTGGCATCGACCTGCGCCTGCGCGGCCGCCTGCAGCCGACTGTCCAGTGTTGTGGTGATGGTCAGGCCGCCGCGGTACAGCTTCTTCTCCCGTTCGGCCGGGCTGGCGCCATAGGCCGGGTTATTGAGGATGAGGTGGGAAACGTAGTCGCAGAAGTACGGGGCCATGTCCGCGTGGGCGCAGCCCTGCTTGCCCGGAGTGATCTTGAGTTCCACTCCGGTGGCAGTGGCGGCGTCGTGTTCAGCCTGGGTAATCTTCTGCTGGTTGAGCATGCTGTCCAGCACCTGGTTGCGCCGTTGGATGGCATTCTCGGGGTGGACGGTGGGGTCGTAGACGCTGGGGCCGTTCACCAGGCCCGCGAGAAGGGCGGCCTGGGGGAGGGTGAGGTCCTTGGCGGTGGTGCTGAAGAAATACCGTGCCGCGGCTTCAACGCCGTAGGCGTCACGGTTGAAGAACACGATATTGAGGTAGCCCTCCAGGATCTGGTCCTTCGTGTATTTCTTCTCCAGTTCGATGGCGAGCTTGACTTCCCGTATCTTGTCGCCCACGCTTTTTTGCCCGCTGAGGATCACCTGACCGGCCTTGTCCGCCGACAACAGGGACTCGTTGATCACGTTGGTGACGTATTGCTGGGTCAGCGTCGAGGCGCCCTGCCGCTCGCCGCTGGTGACGTTGGACGTCAGGGCCCGGAGTATCCCTTGCGGATCCACCCCCGCGTGCTCGTAGAACCGGCTGTCCTCGATCGCGATAATCGCGTCCTTGATATAGGGGGACATTTGGTCCAGCCCGACCTTTACACGGTTCTCCGCGTAGAAGGTGGCGATGGGCTTTCCGTCAGCGCTCAGCACTTTGGTTGACTGCGACGGCGTCTCCACTGTCAGTTCGGACGGCAGGTTGTTGAAGAAGATGATCGAATTCCGGACGGCAACGCCGGCGGCAGCAACGCCCGGAACCACCAGGCTGGCGGCCAGAACCCCGCAGAGCACGCTGACTGTCAGCAGTACGAGGACCCTCCCAAGGGCCGCGACCAGGCGAGATCTTATTCGGTTGTTCCGCGCCATCTTTTGTCCAGCCATCGCGCTCGAAAACGTGTATTCAGGATACGCCGGAAAGGCCACTCCTGTGCAGACGGAGGCACGGATCCAGGACCTAGGGCCTCGTGCTGGATGAGGGCGTCCGATGATTTGTGGCTGCTCCTTGGGTGAGGGCTTATGGGAGTGTGAGTACTTATGAAACGGATCGGTTTTCTCTCCTTCGGCCACTGGCGCGACGTCCCGGGTTCGCGCGTGCGCTCCACCCAGGACTCCCTCCTGCAGGGATCGAGTTGGCCGTGGCCGCTGAGGAAGCCGGCATCGACGGTGCGTACTTCCGCGTTCATCACTTCGCTGAGCAGCAGGCCTCGCCGTTTCCCCTGCTCCCCGCGATTGCCGCCCGCACCTCCCGTATCGAGATTGGCACCGGAGTCATCGACATGCGGTACGAGAACCCGCTCTACATGGCTGAGGAGGCCGCCGCCGTCGACCTCATCAGCGCAGGGCGTCTGCAGTTGGGGGTGAGCCGTGGTTCCCCCGAGTCAGTGGTGGCCGGCTACGAGGCCTTCGGTCACCTCCCGGCCGAGGGCGAGTCCGCCGCCGACATGGCCCGCCGGCACACTGCGCTCTTCCGGAGCGCCATCTCGGGCGCAGTCATTGCCGCTGCCGATCCGCAGGCCAGCGGGCCGCATCGGACTTGTCCCGGTCCAGCCGCTGTCCCCTTCGCTCCCCGAGCGAATCTGCTGGGGTGCCGGCAATCGTGCCAGCGCCCGGTGGGCCGGGCACGAGGGCATGAACCTCATGTCTTCGACCTTGCTGACCGAGGATACCGGGTTCCCTTCGACCAGTTGCAGGCCGAGCAGATCGCCGGCTACCGCGAGGCCTGGGCAGCCGCTGGCCACCGGCGCACTGCGCGGGTGTCTGTGTCGCGAAGTATCGTTCCGCTGATTGATGACGACTCCCGCCGATACTTCGGCCTGCGCGCCCAGGCCGAAGCCCGGGACCAGGTGGGGTACATCGACGGCGGGCTGGCCCGCTTCGGGCGGCGCTACATTGGTGAGCCCGAGCGGCTCGTTGAGGAGCTGTCCCGGGACGCGGCGGTGGCCGCGGCGGACACGTTGCTCGTCACCGTCCCGAACCAGCTTGGCGTGGACTTCAACGTCCGGCTGCTCGGATCGATTTCCCGCGACCTCCGGCCCGCCTTGGGCTGGGACTGACCCGGACGTGTACCAGCTCGGGGGGCCGGCGGTGCTAGCTCCCGGGATGGGAGGCGGTCGGCCCGCCAAAGTCCGGTCCTCCCGGGAAGGGCCCTCTGAAGTCTGGTGCTCCCGGGAAGGGCCCGCCCAAGCCATCTCCTGCGCCACCGGTCCCGCTGCCGAGGAGGCTCCGGGTCAGGGCTTCGCCGTCGGCCATCAGGTCCTCCACCGCCTTGGCCAGGTGGCTGTCCCCGACCGGAACGCCATCCAAGGCGGCCGCGACGACGGCCCGGCGCACGAGCTCGCGTGCGAACGAGGCCGTTGTTCCCGCGGTCCGCGCTGCCGCATCCTGAACCGCTTCCCGGCTGAACGGAATCTCACGGGCGTACAGGTTCACCAGCCCGACCCGCTCCGCCTGGGCCGGGAGGGGAATATCCACGGCCAGATCCACACGTCCGGGCCGCTGCGCCAAGGCGCGTTCGAGCATGTCCACGCGGTTGGTGGTGAGAATGAACGCAACATCGGCGTCATTGTCCAGGCCGTCCATGGCGTCCAACACCTCGAACAGCAGCGGCTGGGGGCCGTGCCCAAAACTGCGGTCCTCGGCGATGAGGTCGCAGTCCTCAAGTACCACGATGGAGGGCTGCAATGCCCTGGCCATGGTGGCAGCCTCTGAGATCCGGGCCAGTGATCCTCCGGACAGCAAAATTGCGGTGGCGCCTTCGCTCTGGCTCAACAAATACTTCACTGTGTGCGTCTTGCCGGTCCCCGGCTTGCCATAGAGCAGGATTCCCCGCTTGAGGTGTTGCCCGTAGTGGTTGAGGGAGTCCCGGTGCTTGGCGATGCCGACGGCGTGGTCCGACACCTTCTGCAGCAGGCCCTCCGGCAGGATGACATCAGACGCGGAGAGGGCAGGCCGGGCATGGAAGGTCACTCCCGCCGCGCTCGGGCCATACTCGCCCATAACAAGTGAGATGACCTGGCCCTTCAGGACACTGCGGTTCTGCATCCGTCGACGGAACGCCGAAAGGAAGCCCGCGGCGTGGCTGGTATCGCCTGCCAGCACTTCGAGCGAAGCCGACTGCCGCCCGTAGCGGGGGTTGGCGTCGCGCTGCAGCACCGCCACCGGGCTTCCTGCGTGGCTGAACAACCACAGCCCCAGGGCCACCACCTGCCGCTGTTCGTCCGGGCCCACCGCCAGATTGGTGTAGTCAGGCTGGGAAATCGGGAATTGGGGGAAAAACTGGGATTGCTGCAGCATGTCGCTGAGCGATTGATGGTGGCGCGGGTCCCCGCCACCGACACCCAGCAGCCGGAAATCCGCGTCCTCGGCGGCGAGCCCGGCCATCAGGATGTCTGCGTCGACGAAGCGGTGCGGCGGAATCTCTTCCACCACGACGGACAGCGATTCCGCCGGAACCGCCAGATGGTCCGTCAGGGTTGTCAGCAGCTGGATTCCTGCCGGCACCCGGTGCTGTCCCGACTGCGCCAGTTGCACCAGCTCGGCAAAATTGTCGATGAACTTCCCCAAATTTTCATCCATGGGCAGACCCTATCAGCGGCATGGGGATCACTGGGCGGGAAGGTTTGATGAAGTCCTATGGGCCTGCGGTCTGCGCTTGCCACATCCATAAGGTTCTCACGGTCCCTTGAGGATGTGGCCGGCAGGCATAAACTGGAATCTCCATATCGCATCTATTGCGGAGGCTGGAATCGCAATCACCGGCGCATGTCCGATGCGCTCTCTCTTCCAAAGTTCGGCCTTTGCAGCCGCTGATTCCTCGGAGAATCTCGTGAAGAATTTCAGAAACCTGAAATTCCGGGCAGGTGTGTCCGTCCTGGCTTCAAGTGCCGTGCTGGCCCTTTCGGCCACGCCGGCGGCAGCCGCTCCTCCGCACCACTTCGTGTTCGCCGAAGTCTGCAATTACGTTGCAGCCCCGTACGATCATCTCGTCTGCATCAGCCAAGCCGGACGGTTCAGTCAAACCGATACCCCCAGCGGTAAGACCATCACCCAGTCTGCCGTCACGACCAGCACCACGGTCTACCAAGGGGCCAGCAAGAATGGCATTGTGACCGCCTGGTCGGATAGTACCCAGCGATTCAGTGCTCTGGTGAAAAGCGGCGAACCTGCCCTGTTCCAACTGCGGCAGGTGATCAAGGACGATAGTGTCCTCTCGAAAACCTCCTGCATGATCAATGTTCGGTTCGTCATAAGGGGAACGCAAATCCGGCAGACCCACACCGAGGCCAGCTGTCAGTGACGTACGACGGCGTCCCGGTGAGGCGCGCGTCTCACTGGCCAAAGCGGCCCCGCACGCGGGCGGGGCCCTTTCCACGGGGAAGCCCCGCCTAGTGTCCTGCGCCTGAAATTCGCTTCGTAATTATAAAATCAGGATATGGCGAATGTCGGGCGGCCGAAGGCCTTGCTGGATCTGTCGGCTGAAGAACGCGGGACGCTGGAGCGGTGGGCCCGGAGACGGAACTCATCCCAGGCGTTGGCGACACGGTCGAGGATCGTGCTGGCCAGCGCCGAGGGTCTGACGAACGTGGCTGTCGCAGCCCGGTGCGGTGTCGAGCCGCATACTGTGGCGAAGTGGCGGCGCCGGTTCCTGGAGCACCGGCTGGACGGACTGGTCGACGATCCCAGGCCCGGACGGCCGGCCTCGATCACCGCCGACCAGGTCGAGGACGTGGTCGTTGCGACGCTCGAATCCACGCCGGCGAACGCCACGCACTGGTCGAGGGCGAAGATGGCCGAACGCTCCGGGCTCTCGAAGTCCACGATCGGACGGATCTGGCGGACCTTCGAACTCAAGCCCCACCGCGCCGACGGCTTCAAGCTCTCCAACGATCCCTTGTTCGTCGAGAAGGTCTACGACGTGGTCGGTCTCTATCTGAATCCCCCGGAATCGGCGGTCGTGCTCAGTGTGGACGAGAAGTCCCAGGTCCAGGCGCTGGCCCGGTCCCAGCCTGCGTTCCCCATGATGCCCGGCATGCCGGAGAAGCGGACCCACGACTATGTCCGGCACGGGACCACCACCCTGTTCGCCGCCCTGAACACCGCGGACGGGTCAGTGATCTCCAGCCTGCACCGCAGGCACCGGGCCGCCGAGTTCAGGAAGTTCCTGGCCAAGATCGACACCCAGGTCCCCGAGGGCCTGGACGTCCATCTCATCTGCGACAACTACCAGACCCACAAGACCCCGACCGTGAAGACATGGCTTGAGAATCACCCGCGTTTCCACATGCATTTCACCCCGACCTACTCCTCCTGGCTCAACCAGGTCGAGCGGTTCTTCGGATTCGTCACCGAGGACCTGCTGCGCCGCAGTGACCACCGCAGCGTCCAGGCCCTCGAAGCGGACATCCGCAAATGGGTCAGCGAATGGAACACCAACCCCATACCCTTCACCTGGACAAAGACCGCGGAACAGATCCTCGAATCCCTCGGGCGACTTCTGAAGCGAATTTCAGGCGCAGGACACTAGTTTTTGTCGACGGACTACTGCCTCGACGGACTACTGCTCAGCGCCGCCATGCAGGGCGTCGTCGCTGCTGTCGCTGGACCGTGAGGTGCCCGTGTTGTCGGGAGGCAAATCCAAGTTCCCCCGGGCCTCCTCCAACGTGGGCCCACCGGACGGGACGCTGTAGGTGTCCGGCCGGATGCCGTGGGCCTGTTCCTGGATCAAAGCCTGTTCTTCACTGAAGCGGATCACGTTCGCTTCATCGCCGGCGTCGCCTGGGACGTCCTCGCGGAGCTTCGAGGGATCCGGAACTATAAAACCGTCTTCGCTGTCGTTTTTGCCAGTCATGGTCTCGTCCTTTCCGTGCAGCACTGTCCTTTATATCGTAAGCCTACTTTCCATCTGGTGAGCCAGCCCTGCCCGACGCTCCCAACCACTGCGTGGGCCTTGCGCTGCAAAGGCAGCAGGTGCATGTCCCGGAGACGGGACATGCACCTGCTGCTGGTGATGGTTCACTGATCGCGTTCGCGGCTAAGGGGTAGAACTGCCTCGGCGGTGGGGAGTAAAGTCTCCCCACCAAGCAAGGAGGCCCCTCATGGCAATGAAGGTTCACCACGTCGCCCAGTTGGACAGGGACGTATCGGGGGACGTCACCCAATGGCTGGAATACCTGAAGGGCCAGGTGACAAGCGTTCAGTTCCTCACCACCGCTGTACCTGACCCCCAGGCTCCCGAGAAATGGCGCGTGCAGTACGAGGCCTACATCACTTACCAGCAGTAAACGGCCCTCGTGGCAGCGTCGTTCCTTAGCTGGCTTGGGTGTAGCTTCCGGCGGTGTCGTCCCCGCGCCGGTTGGCGAGGGTGACGTAGTGCCCCTGGGCGCGGTGGCGATTTCCCGATCCTCCACCGGGCGTCGTCACGTAGCTGCCTTCTGTGTGCGAACCCGCGGGGAAGGTGCTGGTGGTTACGTAGTTTCCTCCCCGGGGCGCCGTGGGGACGGATTCGGGGCGGCGGGTGGTGGGGCGTGCGGTAGTTCGGTCGGCCTGGAAAGTCATGGTCTGCTCCTAATTAAGCGAGGGTAGTAGGTCGGTGGTCTCTTTCGGCGGGCACCGGCGTCCAAACAGCGGGCCGCTGTGCCGGGCAGCGGGCCGCCGGCGGTGCGGCCACAACTGCCGTGCGTCCGTCGCGGACGTCGGCATAAGGTCGCGGACGTCGGCATAAGAAGGAGTCGGTTGAACCATCAGCCCGTCGCTAGAGCTGCCTGCTCCTGGCAGGTCCTGCACAGCCCGTTGTAGGCAACGTCGGCCCGCGAAACAACAAAACCGGAATCATCCGACGGCTGCAGGCATGGTGCCTGGCCGGCGACGAAGTACACGTGGTTAACCGGGCCGCAGCGCAAGTCGTGGCGCTGGGACCTTCAGTCCGGCTGCGCGGATGGTCGGGGGCTTCAATATCCGGCCCCATATCCTGCCGTTGCCCGCTGTTGTAACGCTAGCAGTTATTGTGACTAGATCAAAATAAGAACTTCCCCAACAGGTATTCCCTGGGAGGAGATCTTGCTATCGTCGGTATTGGACAGCCGGCGGGCAGTGCAGCCGGCGAGCCCTGCCGGCTCCAGGATTGAGGACCAACATGAAGCGCACACCACTTTCCGCTATCGGTCTCTTTGCCGCTGCAGCACTGGCCCTGGCCGGGTGCGGGTCGGGGCCGACGACTCCGGTCAACTCGACGCCGGCGGGTGGCGCAGACACTTCCCTCAGTGACGTCCAGAGCGCGGGCACTCTTAAAGTCGGCACCGAAGGAACCTATAAACCCTTTTCGTTCCACGCCGACGGCAGCGGCGAACTGACCGGCTACGACGTCGAGATGATCACCGCCGTCGCCGGCAAGCTTGGCGTCGAGCCGGCCTTCCAGGAAACCCAGTTCGACGCCATCTTCGCCGGCCTCGAGGCCCGGAGGTTCGACGTCGTCGCGAACCAGGTCTCCATTACGGATGAACGCAAGGCGAAGTACGAATTCTCGACCCCGTACACCGTGAGCACGGGGGTCGTGGTGACCAAGGCCGACAACAACGGCATCAACTCGTTCGAGAGTCTCAAGGGCAAGACCACAGCCCAATCGCTGACGAGCAACTGGTACAAGCTGGCGCAGGAAAGCGGCGCCACCGTCGAGGCCGTAGAGGGATGGGCGCAGGCGATCACACTGCTCAAGCAGGGCCGTGTCGACGCAACCATCAACGACAAACTGACGTACCTGGACTACCAAAAGACCGCGAAGGACAGCGAAATCAAGATCGCGGCCGAGACCACGGACAAGTCGCTGAGCGCTTTCGCCTTCCGCAAAGGATCAACCAGCCTCGTGGAGGCAGTCAACAAAGCCCTCGGCGAGCTGCAGGCCGACGGTACGCTGACAAAAATTTCGCAGAAATACTTCGACGCGGACGTCACGAAGTAGCCGGGCGGAAGCCGTCGGCGAACGCTGCGTCAGCGGATGAATATCAACTGGGATCTCGTATGGGGGTCGCTGGGTCCAATTCTTGTGGGCGCGGTCACCGGCACCATTCCCTTGGCGCTGGCCTCGTTCGGTATCGGCCTGTTGCTGGCCCTGCTGGTGGCACTGATGCGGCTAAGCCGCAATCCAGTCTTTGCCGGTGTCGCCCGGATGTACATATCGGTTATCCGCGGCACACCTCTCCTGGTCCAACTGTTCGTCATTTTCTACGGGCTGCCTTCCATCGGACTCACCATCAGCCCCTGGCCCAGCGCGATCATCGCCTTCTCGCTCAATGTGGGCGGTTACGCGGCAGAGGTCATCCGCGCCGCCATCTTGTCCGTTCCCAAGGGGCAATGGGAGGCCGGACACACCATCGGCATGTCGCGCCGGCAGTCGCTGGTACGGATCATCCTGCCGCAGGCCGCCCGCGTCTCGGTCCCGCCCCTGTCCAACACGTTCATCAGCCTGGTCAAGGACACCTCGTTGGCTTCCCTGATCCTCGTGACCGAGCTGTTCCGGCAGGCGCAGCAGGTGGCCGCCTTCAGCCAGGAGTTCATGCTGCTGTACCTGGAGGCCGCCGTCATTTACTGGATAATCTGCCTGTTCCTGTCCGGCGGACAGTCCGCCCTGGAAAAGAGATTGGACCGCTATGTCGCACACTGACTCCACCGCCCCGGACGCGGCCACCATCCTGACGGTCCGGGGGCTGCGCAAGGCGTTCGGTCGGCACGAGGTGTTGAAATCGATCGACGTGGAGGTGCGCCGCGGCGAAGTCGTTACCCTGATCGGGCCGTCAGGGTCCGGTAAGACGACGGTCCTGCGGTGTCTTAACGGGCTTGAGGTGCCCGACGCCGGCATCGTTTCGTTCGCGGGCGAACTCACCGTCGACTTCTCCGCACCGGTGGCGAAGAAGCAGTTGAATGCCATGCGGGACCGGAGCGCCATGGTGTTTCAGCACTACAATCTCTTCCCGCACAAGACCGTCGTGGAGAACATCATCGAAGGCCCGGTCCAGGTCCAGAAGCGCCCCAAAGCCGACGCCATGAAAGAAGCCCGGGAGCTATTGGCCCGCGTTGGTCTGGACGACAAGGAGAACAGCTACCCCTTTGAGCTCTCCGGCGGACAACAGCAACGCGTCGGCATCGTGCGTGCGCTTGCCCTGCGCCCGCAGCTGCTGCTTTTCGATGAGCCGACGTCGGCACTGGACCCGGAGTTGGTGGGCGACGTCCTGACCGTCATCAAGGAACTCGCAGACGAAGGCTGGACCATGGTCGTGGTCACCCACGAGCTCGCCTTCGCCCGCCAGGTCGCCGACGAAGTCATCTTCATGGACGGAGGCGTCGTCGTCGAACGCGGCCACCCGGACACCGTGCTGCGCGACCCGCGGGAGGAACGCACCCGGCAGTTCGTGGACCGGCTGCTGAACCCGTTCTGAGCCAGCGGACGATCCGCCCTCCGGATTGGCAAGGAAGCACACATAGAGCGGTCGACCGGCTGCCATCGGCGGCGTTACCGTTGAGGTGGAGCCCCGGATGGACGAGTTCGACGAATTGCTGGCCTTGGCGCGGACGGCGTACGCCCGTGGGGACTGGCATGCCGCCCACCGGCAGCTCACGCAGGCCCGCACATTGTCGGAGCTGGCCACCGGGGACTTGAATCTTCTGGGCAGCGCGGCGTGGTGGCTCGGACGGGTCAAGGAATCGTTGGGGATTTCCGAGGAGGTCTACCAACGCTTCCAGGACGACGACGATGCCCCCGGTGCCGCCATGAAAGCCGTGAACCTCGGGCTGCTATGGTTCATCCGCGGGGACCTGGTCATCGCTTCCGGTTGGGTAAACCGCGCCCGGCGGCTGCTGCAGGAACTTCCCGAAGGCCCGGAGCACGGCTATCTGCTCTACCTCGACGCCGCCCTCGCGCTGGGCATCCCCGACCTCGCGCCGGCCCGGGAGGCCGCGGCGCAGCTGCAGGACTTAGGACGGCGCCTTCGCGCCCCGGCGCTCACGTCATTCGGCTTGGTTCTTGCCGGCCTGGCGGACGTGCGCAGCGGCGGCACCGCGTCCGGTTTTGCCCAGCTGGACGAAGCAATGCTGCCGGTGCTCGCCGGCCAGCTGCCGCCGGAATGGGCTGGCGAAATTTACTGCACTGTGATCCATGCGTGCCACGAGCTGGCCGACCTGCACCGGATGCGGGCCTGGACCCAGGCCACGGAGCAGTGGTGCGAGCAGTTCCCCGGCGAGGTGGTGTACTCGGGCATCTGCCGCATCCACCGGCTGCAGCTGCTGAGCATCGAAGGCGGCTGGGAGGCGGCGGAACACGAAATCGAGCGGAGCGGGACAGAGCTCGTGGGCCGGAACAACTGGGTTGCGGGCGAGGCCTTCTATCAGGTGGGCGAGATCCGTCGGCTGCGGGGGGACAGCAGCGGCGCCCAGAAAGCCTATGCCCGGGCCCGCGACCTGGGAACCGAACCCCAGCCTGGCGAGTCCCTGCTCCAGCATGCCGCCGGGAAGAGTGACGCCGCGTGGGCCGGTCTGCGTGCCGCCCTGGCCGGGCGGGACCGGCTGGCGTGCGCACGGTTGCTGGAGTCCGGCGTCGAAATCGCCCTCGCCCTCGGGAAAGTGGAAGAGGCGGAGCGGCTGTGTGGCCAACTGGAGGAAACCGCCGCCGTGTTCGCCACCGCAGGCTTTCGCGCCTGGGCCGGCCAGGCCCGGGCCGCCGTGCTGATCGCGGAGTCGCGGCATGCCGATGCCCTGCCCGTGCTGCAGGCTTCCGCCCAGGAGTACCGCGGGCTGCATGCCCGCTACGAAACGGCCAGAATCTACGAACTGCTCGCTCAGGCACACCGCGGGCTGGACCTCCCCAGCGTCGCCGCCGCCGATTCGGCGACAGCGCTGGCTATCTACCGCGAACTAGGCGCACTTCCGGACGTTCAGCGGCTCGACGGCGGCCGGCTGCCCGGAGGGCTGACCGAGCGCGAGGCGGACGTGCTCGCTTACACCGCCGCGGGGGCCAGCAACAAGGACACCGCCGAGGCGCTGTTCATCAGTCAGAAGACGGTCGGCAGACACTTGGCCAATATCTTCGCCAAGATCGGCGTCTCCTCACGCACAGCGGCCGCGGCCTGGGCCCACGAACACGGTCTGCGGCCGCGCCGGTAATCATGCTGCATCCAGTAAAACGGCCTGCACCCGCAACACGGTCGGGACGCACTGAGCCAGTTTGGCCACCGGCTGCATCATTCGCCCCATCGGCCTCCGGACAGAACGCATTATTCGCCCGATGCCGGCCCCCTGCCGGCATTCCTACGCTGGAATCAATCGGGCGGGGAAAGCCCGTAGCAACCGGAGGAAGAAAATGACTGTCGATCAAGAAACATCACCAGTGGAGTTTGACGCCGAGGCCTCCCAGGCCTTCGCCGGACGCTTCGTGGGCATCCTCAACGATGCGGCAATCGCCCTGCTGACCAGCGTCGGTCACCAGACCGGCCTGTTCGAGACGCTGGCGGGACTGCCGGCCGCCACCAGCGAGCAGATCGCGGACGCCGGCGACCTGGATGAGCGCTATGTGCGCGAATGGCTCGGTGGCATGACCGCGGCACGCGTGGTCCGCTATGACTCG harbors:
- a CDS encoding transglycosylase domain-containing protein, with the translated sequence MARNNRIRSRLVAALGRVLVLLTVSVLCGVLAASLVVPGVAAAGVAVRNSIIFFNNLPSELTVETPSQSTKVLSADGKPIATFYAENRVKVGLDQMSPYIKDAIIAIEDSRFYEHAGVDPQGILRALTSNVTSGERQGASTLTQQYVTNVINESLLSADKAGQVILSGQKSVGDKIREVKLAIELEKKYTKDQILEGYLNIVFFNRDAYGVEAAARYFFSTTAKDLTLPQAALLAGLVNGPSVYDPTVHPENAIQRRNQVLDSMLNQQKITQAEHDAATATGVELKITPGKQGCAHADMAPYFCDYVSHLILNNPAYGASPAEREKKLYRGGLTITTTLDSRLQAAAQAQVDATAGANPDRWGASLVSVAPGTGKILAMAQNTVFLPQPGKFDTQLNFNVDAKDAQGNDLNGAGGFQPGSTMKPFTFAQWLNEGKSLTAMVDAARRTYPLDFPWKSSCGKVLGAYSTEQKNAGLGAADDLQNNDEGYYRPMAVDYGLYNSINTATFAEAAQLDFCGIQKMVDAVGLHSGVDNAPVNMHQLGNLLGAIGVAPLHLANAFATFASDGKYCTPIALVDVTDATGRKLPAEAANCRDAVKPEVARGVNLVLQDVLKRGSGVYINPKVQNQVPVAAKTGTSNNNGATWVVGYTSGLATASFFGDTLEGQKRPGQNVTINGNFYKAIDGYMLAGPQWANYMQQVAGLYPAAAFPPPPESMTKP
- a CDS encoding LLM class flavin-dependent oxidoreductase, with product MAAEEAGIDGAYFRVHHFAEQQASPFPLLPAIAARTSRIEIGTGVIDMRYENPLYMAEEAAAVDLISAGRLQLGVSRGSPESVVAGYEAFGHLPAEGESAADMARRHTALFRSAISGAVIAAADPQASGPHRTCPGPAAVPFAPRANLLGCRQSCQRPVGRARGHEPHVFDLADRGYRVPFDQLQAEQIAGYREAWAAAGHRRTARVSVSRSIVPLIDDDSRRYFGLRAQAEARDQVGYIDGGLARFGRRYIGEPERLVEELSRDAAVAAADTLLVTVPNQLGVDFNVRLLGSISRDLRPALGWD
- a CDS encoding ATP-binding protein — encoded protein: MDENLGKFIDNFAELVQLAQSGQHRVPAGIQLLTTLTDHLAVPAESLSVVVEEIPPHRFVDADILMAGLAAEDADFRLLGVGGGDPRHHQSLSDMLQQSQFFPQFPISQPDYTNLAVGPDEQRQVVALGLWLFSHAGSPVAVLQRDANPRYGRQSASLEVLAGDTSHAAGFLSAFRRRMQNRSVLKGQVISLVMGEYGPSAAGVTFHARPALSASDVILPEGLLQKVSDHAVGIAKHRDSLNHYGQHLKRGILLYGKPGTGKTHTVKYLLSQSEGATAILLSGGSLARISEAATMARALQPSIVVLEDCDLIAEDRSFGHGPQPLLFEVLDAMDGLDNDADVAFILTTNRVDMLERALAQRPGRVDLAVDIPLPAQAERVGLVNLYAREIPFSREAVQDAAARTAGTTASFARELVRRAVVAAALDGVPVGDSHLAKAVEDLMADGEALTRSLLGSGTGGAGDGLGGPFPGAPDFRGPFPGGPDFGGPTASHPGS
- a CDS encoding IS630 family transposase produces the protein MANVGRPKALLDLSAEERGTLERWARRRNSSQALATRSRIVLASAEGLTNVAVAARCGVEPHTVAKWRRRFLEHRLDGLVDDPRPGRPASITADQVEDVVVATLESTPANATHWSRAKMAERSGLSKSTIGRIWRTFELKPHRADGFKLSNDPLFVEKVYDVVGLYLNPPESAVVLSVDEKSQVQALARSQPAFPMMPGMPEKRTHDYVRHGTTTLFAALNTADGSVISSLHRRHRAAEFRKFLAKIDTQVPEGLDVHLICDNYQTHKTPTVKTWLENHPRFHMHFTPTYSSWLNQVERFFGFVTEDLLRRSDHRSVQALEADIRKWVSEWNTNPIPFTWTKTAEQILESLGRLLKRISGAGH
- a CDS encoding amino acid ABC transporter substrate-binding protein → MKRTPLSAIGLFAAAALALAGCGSGPTTPVNSTPAGGADTSLSDVQSAGTLKVGTEGTYKPFSFHADGSGELTGYDVEMITAVAGKLGVEPAFQETQFDAIFAGLEARRFDVVANQVSITDERKAKYEFSTPYTVSTGVVVTKADNNGINSFESLKGKTTAQSLTSNWYKLAQESGATVEAVEGWAQAITLLKQGRVDATINDKLTYLDYQKTAKDSEIKIAAETTDKSLSAFAFRKGSTSLVEAVNKALGELQADGTLTKISQKYFDADVTK
- a CDS encoding amino acid ABC transporter permease codes for the protein MNINWDLVWGSLGPILVGAVTGTIPLALASFGIGLLLALLVALMRLSRNPVFAGVARMYISVIRGTPLLVQLFVIFYGLPSIGLTISPWPSAIIAFSLNVGGYAAEVIRAAILSVPKGQWEAGHTIGMSRRQSLVRIILPQAARVSVPPLSNTFISLVKDTSLASLILVTELFRQAQQVAAFSQEFMLLYLEAAVIYWIICLFLSGGQSALEKRLDRYVAH